The DNA region AATTAACTCGTGTTATATAATAACATAAAACGCCTAAAAAGCAAACCAGAATATTCGCCTCTTACCTGACCGGCTCTACCGCTGGAGATGTTTTTGCTTCTTCCAGTATCTTGATCAGCATATCCTGGGCCAGGTTTATATTAGGCATATGCAGCTTATTGCGGCTGGAGACCCTGATCCGTGTAGTAGCCGCGGTCAACTTGCTGAATCTTACCCAGACCTTTGAACCGGAAACTTCGACTTCAATATTCCCGCCGCCGTAGTTATCCTGCTTGATCGTGCCTTTTATCCTGCACACCCTTATAGCCGCGTCCCAGAGTTGGTCATATGCGGTATCCGTATCCCCTTGGATAGTATCCTTGCCGGCCGCGTACATACCGACCCCACCCGCAGCCACACCCAGCAATAAAGTCTCCACGCATCCCGCGGCGCTT from Candidatus Omnitrophota bacterium includes:
- a CDS encoding DUF3568 domain-containing protein, which gives rise to MKSKWLTGLVLVVLSVSAAGCVETLLLGVAAGGVGMYAAGKDTIQGDTDTAYDQLWDAAIRVCRIKGTIKQDNYGGGNIEVEVSGSKVWVRFSKLTAATTRIRVSSRNKLHMPNINLAQDMLIKILEEAKTSPAVEPVR